CTTTTCCATCGGAGAAGTTGCCTTTCCCGAACTGCTTCCTTCGGATTCCTATCATGTCGACGGAGAGTTGGATCAACTCACGGACGCTGGTCGGGAGAAGGTCAGGCCCGTCTGGAATCGTGCTGTGGATCAAGCCAGGACCCGACTGCCGGAATTGGCGACTGTCTTCCCCGATTGGGAGGTGCGCTCCATCTTCCTTTATCGGAACGTCAACAATACCATGGTTCGTGATGTGGATCGATTTGATCTTAAACTTTAGTTGCCATAGGCAACTCCCGCAATATCCCACTTGGTATTCGCGGGATTTTTTATTGTAATATATTCAATTTTTGCATCAGAATTATGGTTTGGAAGACGGGGGTTGACAGAATATTAAATTAGGTATATCATTGCATGTTTTGCTATTAATAAACGGTTGAAACAGATATTATCAAATAAATGTTCTAATCTTAGCCAAATAATTTTGTAATAAGATGATTGCGACAAAACAGGTTACCGATGCCCTGAGAAAAGAGGGTATCTTATCCAAAGAAACATCGCATAAACTCAAGGAGTACGAAAAACTCCAGATGGGTAATGTTTTGGATTTTTGTATTGAGCAAGGCATGGTCCCGTCATCTAAGCTGATTTCATTACTGCAGGAATCTCATTCACTGCAGGTAGTTGATTTGAATCAGGTAAAAATATATCCGGAAGTGGTTAAAAAACTTCCTTCTTCAATTTGTCTGGAACATTTGGTACTGCCCTTCCAGGAAGATAAAGCATATATTTATGTGGCAATGGCCCGACCGGAAAATACGGAACTGATTACTTATGTAAAAAAGTCGCTGAAAAAGGATGTGGCGGTGTATCTGGCCAATCAGAGGGATATTAAACAATACCTGGAGGAAACATTTAATAATTCCGCGGAATCAAGTAAAAAAGCAATTGATGAACTGATTGTCAGGGCATGCCGGATAAATAACACGCCGGAAACAATGGGACAGGAAGCCCCGATCATTTCATTATTAAACCAGATGATAATCTTCGGTATAAAAAGCGAAGCAAGCGACATGCATATTGAGCCGCGCGAAGATTCAGTTGCTGTGCGTTTTCGCATGGACGGCATGCTGCACCAATTTTTCACCCTGCCGAAAGAACTGCTAGCTCCGATAATTGCGCGTACTAAAATATTATCTCAGATCCGTATTGACGAACATATGCGTCCACAGGACGGGAGATTCAGTTTTGACGAATCGGGATATAAAGTGGCGGTCCGTCTTTCTATCATCCCGACTCTGCACGGCCAGAAAGCATCCTTAAGATTTTTAGATACGGATAACGAGAACCTTTCGCTCAATACTTTGGGCCTGGAAAAAAACAATCGGGAAAATTTGAAAAAAATTCTTGGGTTTACCAATGGAATGGTTCTAATTACCGGCCCGACCGGCTCGGGTAAAACAACAACTTTGTATTCATTGATTAAAGAGATTAATAATCAGCAGGTTAATATTTCAACAATTGAAGATCCGATAGAATACCATCTGACCGGAGCGAACCAGATTCAGGTAAATCCGCATGTAGATTTGAATTTTGCGAGCGGTCTGCGTTCAATTTTGCGCCAGGATCCGGATATTATTATGATCGGAGAAATTCGGGACAAAGAAACTGCGACCATTGCCATTAATGCCGCGATGACCGGTCATTTAGTATTAACATCTTTACATACCAACAGCGCCGCCGCCGCAATCCCGAGACTTTTGGATATGGGTGTGGAGCCGTATTTAATAGCTTCCACCTTGAAAGCAATTATCGGCCAGCGTTTGGTGCGTAATATATGCGCATCCTGTAAAACGGAATTTGTTGTCGATTCAATTCCTAAAGAACTGGTAGAAAAATACTCTGCCACAGAAAAACCAATCGCTGCAAAAGGACAAGGGTGCCCTGAGTGTTTAAATACCGGATATTCAGGCCGAACCGGAATTTTCGAAGTTTTAAATGTCGATGAAGATATCCATGATCTGATTATTAATCGGGCACATTCTTCATCAATAGAAGCAGCTGCCATAGCAAAAAATATGAAATCGATGTATGAAGATGGAATAATCAAAGTACTTAATAAACAAACTACCTTAGAAGAGGTAATAAGGGTTACTAAATAATTACAAACATGAGCAATTTTGAATATACATTTATTGATCTGGAAAACACCATCCACCGTGGATTAGCACGGGGTTGGACCAAGAAAAGAGTCTCAAAACAACTGTCCAATGAAGGCAATTCAGTTGTTACTTTAGTAAAGATAAAAAATAGAAATGCAATTTTTCAGAGTATGTTCCGGTATATTTCCAGGATTGACCGTATTCTTTTCATGCGCAGTCTGATGACTATGATGAAAGCGGGACTTAATTTACCGGACGCGCTGGCATCATCCCGGGAACAGAACTCCAATCCGAACATGAAAATAATTATTGCGGATCTTGAAAAGGCTGTTAATTCGGGAAAAACACTTTCATCCGCACTGGAAAAATACAAAAATGTTTTTTCCCCAGTTTCAATTGCCATGATCAGAATCGGCGAACACGGAGGAAAACTAGTTGATGTTCTGCAATTTCTGACTACTCAGCAAGAGAGTGATTATAAATTACTCAGGAAGATCAGAAATTCTTTGGTATATCCGGCTCTTATTTTTGTAACAATGATTGCAATCGTGGCTGTGATGATGGTGGTGGTAATCCCGAGGATTGCAGCAATCTATGATGATGTTTCTGCGGAACTGCCATTATTCACCCGCGCATTGATTGCGATCAGTAACTTTATCGTAAGCTACGGTTTGCTTCTGGCAGTCGGAATTGCGTTATTGATAATTTCTTTTCGGCTTGGTATTACGTATTCCGAGAAATTCAAAAAATCAATCCATCGTATGACACTTCGTTTGCCGATGGTTGGAATGGTTGTTAGAAAATTAAATTTAGCAATGATTTCCAGATCTCTACATATGTTAACCAAGTCCGGCGTTTCAATTGATCAAAGCCTGATATTAGCCAGTAATGCCGCAAGCAATGTTGTCTATCGTGATGCTGTCCGGTCAGGTGAAGTTTTTGTCAGACGCGGTGTTTCACTTTCCGATATCTTTAAAGGCGAGCCGGATCTGTTTTTACCGTTATTTCAGAAGATGGTTTCAACCGGTGAAAAGACCGGTTATCTGGATGATATGCTTCAGCATTCGGCAAAATATTATGATGATGATATTCAGAATTGGAGCGATAATCTTTCAACGTTAATTGAACCGGTAATGCTCTTAATCACCGGCGTGCTGGTCGGCGGACTGGCCTTGGCAGTAATGTATCCGCTCTGGAACTTTGCAAACATATTATGAACAAACTAAAAAAACAACCCGGGTTTACTGTAATTGAAGTATTGATTGTTATTATCGCGATCAGCCTGATTGCCGGTGTGGCTGTAATTTCATTATCAAAGGGAAAAACAGGAGCGCAGGCTGTAACGGAAGCGGAAAAAGTCGCCCAGATTATCCGAGATGCTCAAGCGCGATCACAGTCGGCGGAAACAGGTCGCGCATGGGCGGTTCGATGTAACGGCAACTCAGTTGATTTAATGGCAATTAATCCGGAATCAATATCTGAAACATACAGCTTCCCGGAAAGATTTACGTGTTCTGCAAGCGATGACATTATTTTTGATAAACTAACCGGTATCCCGAGTCAGGATTTGGATTTATTCATCCGTCTTGATGGTGCTAATAGTTCGCGCATTGAAGTCAGAGTGCCAGGAACTGTTAAAATATCATCTTTATGAACTGGAAAGACCAAAAAGGAAGTTTGTTGATTGAAGTGCTGCTGAGCATCAGCCTGGCAGCGGTTTTTTCTTTGGCGATCGGTAATCTAATCGGAGTTAATCACCAGTTAGTTATCGCATCAAAGCAGGAGGTGGAAGCAACAGCCTATGCAAAAGAATCAATGGAGCAAATATTTGCCATAAAACAGTCCGATTGGAATAAAATCAGCGGTTTTTCTGAGGGGTTTTATCATATTGAAGAGGTCGGTAGTGAATTTCAAATAGTCGTGCCAAGCGATCCGACACACCCTGAACAGGAACTTGACGGCAAGTATTACCGGACAGTCCATATCGGCAATGCTTATCGGGACATTTCAGGTAATTTGAGTGATATGGGAACCGAAGATGCTCAAGCGAGAAGACTTGATGTAAAAGTGTCCTGGCAGGAAAGAGATAGCACAAGAAATATTGAATTTACCAGTTATGTTACTAACTGGAGGGGGCAATAATGAAGAATAAATTATTTAAATTAAATCAAAACGGTACAACATTAATGGAGTTGATGGTGTATTTAGGTATATCCAGCGTGGTTACTCTGATGCTGACGATGTTTCTGGTGAACAGTACCGAGCAGCGAGTTATGACTAATGATCAGCAGATGGCTCAACATAATGCCAGACAGGTGATTGAAAAGATGACTTACTCTTTGCGCAACGCTTATAGTGTTGATGTTCAAGCAAGCGGGACAAAAGCGGTGATTTATTCCTATTACTATACAAATCCGGGTATTCCAGACAATGTAATTACGGTATATGAGCTGAATGGCGGAAAAATGTATTATGGGCAGGATATTAACACGATTCCTGATCCTTCCGGTATGAAACTTTTGACCGATGAAGATGTGAATGTATCACTAGTTTCTTTTAAAAAAGTTTCTTCTTCACTTCGAATTAATCTGAATGTAGAAAAAGGAGAAGGGAAGTCGGATATTAATTCTACTGTGTCTTTCAGACAGCAATAACATGAAAAATAATGTTGTAAAGAATCAGCAAGGAAGCATAACCATTTTAATGGTCTTCTTTACAATGATAGTAATGTTTCTTTTTGTCTTTTCTAATAATGTTACCGCTACCAGGGAAAAAGTCATTACCCGTAATGCGATTGCGACAGAAAAAGCATTTTACTCGGCACAAACCTGCATTGAAGAAGGATATCTGCAATTACGCACAGATGAAAATTATGCCGGTACAACAATTAATATTAATGGAGTAGAATGCGAAGTAATTCCCCAGCATAATGCCGGTGTAGCTTCGGGCAAACTGGTTGGTACCGGAACATTTTCTGAAAGTGTCAGAACGGTTGCCAGTTATTATGCCGACGCTGGCGCATCAACTGTACGAAACGATACAACGATCTATCATATCATAGACCGCTCAGGCAGTATGGACGATGACGGCAACGGATGCACAGTCGCGGGTTTATATAATCCGACAGACTGTACGAATAACGGCGGTGTGTGGGGTCCTCAGCCGATGATATTTGCCAGAGAAGCGGCAAAGTCTTTTATCAATGAAATGGATCCCGCTTACGACAAAATCGGCGTAGTGCATTATGACGATGTTGCCGGATGTGATTTTATCGCTTCTGCTGATTTATCAGCTGCTCGAGTTGCTGTAGATACGGTTCCGGACCCGGACGGCGGTTATACTAATATCGGTGATGCGATTGCTCTGGCAACAAGTAATATTGTCACATATGCACCAGGTACAGATATAAAGGTGGAAATTATGCTGACAGACGGGGTTACTAACCGACCAAATAATGAGACATACGCCGAACAGTTTGCATTGGATCAGGCAAATATTGCCGACAGCAACGGTATACTAATATTTGCCATTGGACTGGGTAGTAGTGTCAATGAAGATTTTTTAAGAAATGATATAGCTACAGACCCTACTATGTATTTCTACGCGCCTTCGCCGGAAGATTTAGAAGGTATTTATAACCAAATTGCCAACATCATTCTTTCCTACAACATCAGCCAAGACGGCTGGATAGAGGAATAGTTTAATATTTTTTGAGTGTGCAGGCGCGACATCGATGTCGCGCCTGCTTTGATTAGGTATTGACCCCATTAGAAACATTGTTTCTAATGGGGTTGACAATCCTTCTCTGATATGATACCATCCTCGGTCACGCGTGGATCAGGTTTTCACTGAAATGCCCTTGCGCGTGAGGGTGTTTCGCACACGGAAGTGTAAAGGTGGGAGAAGTATGAAGACGGCCATAATCATCGTCCTTGGTCTCGCTATCCTCGCAACCGTGATCGGCGTCAGCGTCTACAGGACGAACCAGGTGTTCGCTCTGCGGGCGATGACCAGCATCCCCGTGCTGGCGCTGACCGACCTCGCCGAAGGAGTGGATTACCGGCTGGAATCGTTCCAGCCTTTCATCCTGCGCAAGGACACGCACTTGAACGAAGCGTACATGGTAATCGTCAGATCCGACAAACTGCCGGTTTCGAGTTACAATCACTTGGCCGCCCTCGTGGTAGCCAAGCAGCTGGTGGAGATCTGCCCCGCAGACTCAACCCAGTCGGCTTCGGCGACGGTGACCACCGTGATCAGCGAAGGCGAAGGAGGCATGACTCGTATTCTGCACCTCCGCCCCCAGTACCTCTGCACGGAGCCCGAACCCAGGTCCATCCCCGCCGGCATTTATTAGCAGCTCTTTCCTTTGCCTCGTTCCCCGAAAGGTTCCCATTCATATCTTGGATGTTCGGAGCCTTTTTTCTTTGGAAAAATGTGGTTTTTTGCCTCTAAATAATGTTTGCTGAAACTGGTAAAATCTGTTACAATCTAAGTGGAAATCTCTTCAAAAAACTACGATGAGATAAGATTCTTTAGTGTCATATGCCTCTAAGAAGATACCTGTTAATTATGGGATTCGGGACCCTCATTTCGTGGGGGGCTTTTGTATTGGTTATTCTGAATATTGACCCGTTCAGCTCCGGATTTGTCGGCCTTTTTTCCTTTTATATCATGCTTTTTTTGGCGTTAATGGGTACATTTGCCTTATTTGGTTTCATTGTACGGGCCGTATTTGTTAAAAGATCAGTATTATTCAGGCATATCGGGGTTTCATTGCGACAGTCAGTATTATTCTCTTCCCTGATTATGGTTTCCTTAATGCTCCAAGCCAACAATCTTTTTACCTGGTGGAACGCGATCTTGCTGATTTTGGGGTTAGGGCTGCTGGAATTCTTCTTTTTAGGCAGGGAAAATCCATTAACTCAACATGAACAGCATCAAGAATAATATTTTATGAAAAAAACACTGGAACAACTGAAACAAAAAGCGCTGGAAGAAATCCAGAAAATTAACGACTCCGAAGGATTAAAAAATCTGGAGATCGAATATTTGGGCAGAAAAGGAAAAATTACTAAGGTACTGAGGGAAATAAAAGATATTTCGGACGAAATGAAACCGGTAATCGGCAAACTGGCCAATGAAATCAAAAATGAATTAGCTGACGCGCTGAAAACAGCGGAAACAAAATTTTCCGTAAATTCGGAAAAAGATACGGATTTTTTCGATCCCACTTTGCCTGGCGTCAGGATGCAGGAAGGACATCTTCATCCGATCACCCAGATGCTGGAAAAAATATGGGACGTTTTCCGTTCCATGAATTTTGATATTGTCGAAGGGCCGGAAATAGAAAATGATTATTACAATTTCCAGGCTTTGAATGTACCGGCGGACCATCCGGCACGTGATATGCAGGATACTTTTTATATAAAGCATGAAAAAAAAGCGCCTCTCGATAAATATGGCGAATTGCTGTTAAGAACCCATACTTCTTCCGCATCGCAGGTCAGAACGATGGAAAAAAACAAACCACCACTACGTGTGATTGTCACCGGCAAATGCTATCGCCGTGATGAAGATATTTCCCACACACCGATGTTCCACCAATTCGACGGTGTTGCAGTCGATACCGATATTACTTTTTCCGATCTGAAAGGAACGCTCCATTATGCCATGAGGGAGATTTTGGAAAAAGATATTAAGGTCCGTTTCAGAATTTCTTATTTTCCGTTTGTTGAACCGGGGGCGGAATTTGATATCTCCTGCACCATCTGTGACGGCAAAGGATGTCCGACCTGTAAAAATACCGGCTGGCTCGAGATGGGCGGTTGCGGGATGATCCATCCGAATGTTTTGAAAGCAGCTAATTACGATCCGAAAAAGTACCAGGGGTTTGCATTCGGCTTTGGCATTGAAAGACCTTTGATGATTAAACACAAAATTGCTGACATCCGCGCTTTGTTTGAAAATGATATCAGATTTTTAAAACAATTTTGATATTGGTAGGTAGTAAGTAGTATGTGGTGGGTCGAGAGTCGGTGGGGGGTAGGTAGCTATTAAAACTATTATAATATAGATTATGGCGAAAAATTATGAAAACTTAGATGTCTGGAAAAGTAGTATTGTACTTAACAAGGATATTTATTTGATAACTCAAGATTTTCCTAAGGAAGAATTGTATGGTCTAACTTCTCAGATTAGAAGAGCGTCAGTTTCGGTTGCTTCTAATATTGCGGAAGGTGCGGGTAGAGCTTCTAAGCCGGATTTTAGCAGATTTATTAATATTTCTTTAGGTTCGCTCAATGAGGTCGAGAGCCTGTTATTTATTGCGCGTGAATTGAAGTATTTGAATTCAAATAAATTTAATGAGCTTAAAGGTTCTATAGAAAAACTAGGTGCAGGACTGGGAGCTTTCAAAAAGTATTTATCTAAAGAATGAAATAACCTTCAATTGTTAAAATCCTACCTACAAAACTTATCCAATAACCACCAACAACGTTCAACATTCTACCTACTAATAATATGAAAGTTTCCCTTAATTGGTTAAAAGAATATGTCGCGATCCGGACAACTCCAGAAAAACTGGCAGATGATTTGACGATCCGTTCGGTTGAAGTGAACACGATCGAAAAAGCGGGTGGCAATATTTCTAAAGTGGTAGTCGCAGAAATTTTAGCTATCAAAAAACATCCCAACGCCGACAAACTTAACTTGGTCACAGTTGATAACGGCAGTGAAAAATTTGAAGTGGTCTGCGGGGGAGTTAATATCGAACCGGAATCTGTCGGCAGGAAAGTGCCGTTCGCGATGGTGGGTGCGAAATTACCGAGCGGCATGGAGCTGAAAAAAGCGAATATCCGGGGCGTGGAATCCTGCGGGATGATCTGCTCGGCTGAGGAATTGGGATTGCCGAAAAAGGGTGATCATGAAATTTTATTTTTAAGAGACAACGCAAACCTTGGAACTGA
The Patescibacteria group bacterium genome window above contains:
- a CDS encoding GspE/PulE family protein; this encodes MIATKQVTDALRKEGILSKETSHKLKEYEKLQMGNVLDFCIEQGMVPSSKLISLLQESHSLQVVDLNQVKIYPEVVKKLPSSICLEHLVLPFQEDKAYIYVAMARPENTELITYVKKSLKKDVAVYLANQRDIKQYLEETFNNSAESSKKAIDELIVRACRINNTPETMGQEAPIISLLNQMIIFGIKSEASDMHIEPREDSVAVRFRMDGMLHQFFTLPKELLAPIIARTKILSQIRIDEHMRPQDGRFSFDESGYKVAVRLSIIPTLHGQKASLRFLDTDNENLSLNTLGLEKNNRENLKKILGFTNGMVLITGPTGSGKTTTLYSLIKEINNQQVNISTIEDPIEYHLTGANQIQVNPHVDLNFASGLRSILRQDPDIIMIGEIRDKETATIAINAAMTGHLVLTSLHTNSAAAAIPRLLDMGVEPYLIASTLKAIIGQRLVRNICASCKTEFVVDSIPKELVEKYSATEKPIAAKGQGCPECLNTGYSGRTGIFEVLNVDEDIHDLIINRAHSSSIEAAAIAKNMKSMYEDGIIKVLNKQTTLEEVIRVTK
- a CDS encoding type II secretion system F family protein; translated protein: MSNFEYTFIDLENTIHRGLARGWTKKRVSKQLSNEGNSVVTLVKIKNRNAIFQSMFRYISRIDRILFMRSLMTMMKAGLNLPDALASSREQNSNPNMKIIIADLEKAVNSGKTLSSALEKYKNVFSPVSIAMIRIGEHGGKLVDVLQFLTTQQESDYKLLRKIRNSLVYPALIFVTMIAIVAVMMVVVIPRIAAIYDDVSAELPLFTRALIAISNFIVSYGLLLAVGIALLIISFRLGITYSEKFKKSIHRMTLRLPMVGMVVRKLNLAMISRSLHMLTKSGVSIDQSLILASNAASNVVYRDAVRSGEVFVRRGVSLSDIFKGEPDLFLPLFQKMVSTGEKTGYLDDMLQHSAKYYDDDIQNWSDNLSTLIEPVMLLITGVLVGGLALAVMYPLWNFANIL
- a CDS encoding type II secretion system protein — translated: MNKLKKQPGFTVIEVLIVIIAISLIAGVAVISLSKGKTGAQAVTEAEKVAQIIRDAQARSQSAETGRAWAVRCNGNSVDLMAINPESISETYSFPERFTCSASDDIIFDKLTGIPSQDLDLFIRLDGANSSRIEVRVPGTVKISSL
- a CDS encoding vWA domain-containing protein; protein product: MKNNVVKNQQGSITILMVFFTMIVMFLFVFSNNVTATREKVITRNAIATEKAFYSAQTCIEEGYLQLRTDENYAGTTININGVECEVIPQHNAGVASGKLVGTGTFSESVRTVASYYADAGASTVRNDTTIYHIIDRSGSMDDDGNGCTVAGLYNPTDCTNNGGVWGPQPMIFAREAAKSFINEMDPAYDKIGVVHYDDVAGCDFIASADLSAARVAVDTVPDPDGGYTNIGDAIALATSNIVTYAPGTDIKVEIMLTDGVTNRPNNETYAEQFALDQANIADSNGILIFAIGLGSSVNEDFLRNDIATDPTMYFYAPSPEDLEGIYNQIANIILSYNISQDGWIEE
- the pheS gene encoding phenylalanine--tRNA ligase subunit alpha; this translates as MKKTLEQLKQKALEEIQKINDSEGLKNLEIEYLGRKGKITKVLREIKDISDEMKPVIGKLANEIKNELADALKTAETKFSVNSEKDTDFFDPTLPGVRMQEGHLHPITQMLEKIWDVFRSMNFDIVEGPEIENDYYNFQALNVPADHPARDMQDTFYIKHEKKAPLDKYGELLLRTHTSSASQVRTMEKNKPPLRVIVTGKCYRRDEDISHTPMFHQFDGVAVDTDITFSDLKGTLHYAMREILEKDIKVRFRISYFPFVEPGAEFDISCTICDGKGCPTCKNTGWLEMGGCGMIHPNVLKAANYDPKKYQGFAFGFGIERPLMIKHKIADIRALFENDIRFLKQF
- a CDS encoding four helix bundle protein, which translates into the protein MAKNYENLDVWKSSIVLNKDIYLITQDFPKEELYGLTSQIRRASVSVASNIAEGAGRASKPDFSRFINISLGSLNEVESLLFIARELKYLNSNKFNELKGSIEKLGAGLGAFKKYLSKE